The Streptomyces sp. Je 1-332 genome has a window encoding:
- a CDS encoding SpoIIE family protein phosphatase, translating to MTTTSLPDDWPAHPRSILALNHTGCFDWDLDSGLMHLDAAGHEVFDLRAGEYDGHPTSLAVRVPPVESHRLDAYVSHALKDGSRTYGIYFRIRLRDGGLRWTHTQGFIQRDATGRPRRIVGIVRDATQELGDSTARHQRADEEEDRRRRTSIVQGTTAALAHARTVRDVIDVLKDTHGLAHLGASNLVMGLVEAGRIRLVAEGPVGSFVPGTKFTRIDERFPMSDAVRTLSPRFIETAAEFAASYPELWPHIDELGITSAAYLPLIAQAKPIGVLGLLYQDKTGFTEEERNVLVALGSGIAQSLQRAMFYEQEKDLAQGLQQAMLPRTIPGVPGADVAVRYRSAALGRDIGGDWYDVIPLPGGRVGAVIGDVQGHDTHAAAVMGQLRIVLRAYAAEGHTPATVMARASGFLHELDTERFATCLYAEADLTSGVVQLVRAGHIDPLLQQTDGSCRRVPVDGGLPLGLSAEFGRLEYPVTTFELDAGQTLLLFTDGLIEEPGVDLDDGLRALGELACSGPGDLQQLADRLCEIADERGGEDDAALLLLRRRPVDAPRSGGRLQQHVGPGDPEALAEARHMIRAAVRAWGARDRADDIELVADEVITNALMHTDGAAVVTLRVVSGTDRRLRVEVEDSSSALPRRREAGESGVSGRGLMLVDMLADGWGVESRGGGKSVWCEFIVPARESQG from the coding sequence ATGACGACCACGTCACTGCCGGACGACTGGCCAGCGCATCCACGGTCGATCCTGGCTCTCAACCACACAGGCTGCTTCGACTGGGACCTCGACAGCGGCCTGATGCATCTCGACGCCGCCGGCCACGAGGTCTTCGACCTGCGGGCCGGTGAGTACGACGGCCACCCGACGAGCCTCGCCGTCCGCGTCCCACCGGTGGAGTCGCACCGCCTCGACGCCTACGTCTCGCACGCCCTCAAGGACGGCAGCCGGACCTACGGCATCTACTTCCGCATCCGGCTGCGCGACGGCGGACTCCGCTGGACCCATACCCAAGGGTTCATCCAGCGTGACGCAACGGGCAGGCCGCGCCGCATCGTGGGCATCGTCCGCGACGCCACCCAGGAACTGGGCGACAGCACGGCCCGGCATCAGCGCGCCGACGAGGAGGAGGACAGGCGCCGCCGTACGAGCATCGTGCAGGGCACCACGGCGGCCCTCGCGCACGCGCGCACCGTCCGTGACGTCATCGACGTACTCAAGGACACCCACGGCCTCGCACACCTGGGCGCGTCGAACCTGGTCATGGGCCTGGTCGAGGCCGGGCGGATCCGGCTGGTCGCGGAAGGGCCCGTGGGCAGCTTCGTGCCGGGCACCAAGTTCACGCGGATCGACGAGCGGTTTCCGATGAGCGACGCCGTGCGCACCCTCTCGCCGCGCTTCATCGAGACGGCGGCCGAGTTCGCGGCCTCGTACCCGGAGCTGTGGCCGCACATAGACGAGCTGGGCATCACATCGGCCGCGTATCTGCCGCTGATCGCGCAGGCCAAGCCGATCGGCGTGCTCGGCCTGCTCTACCAGGACAAGACCGGCTTCACCGAGGAGGAGCGCAACGTCCTCGTCGCGCTCGGCAGCGGCATCGCGCAGAGCCTCCAGCGCGCCATGTTCTACGAGCAGGAGAAGGACCTCGCCCAGGGCCTCCAGCAGGCGATGCTGCCGCGCACCATCCCCGGCGTACCCGGCGCCGACGTCGCGGTCCGCTACCGCTCGGCGGCGCTCGGCCGGGACATCGGCGGCGACTGGTACGACGTGATCCCGCTGCCGGGCGGCCGGGTCGGGGCGGTCATCGGCGACGTCCAGGGCCATGACACCCACGCCGCGGCCGTCATGGGCCAGCTGCGCATCGTGCTGCGCGCCTACGCCGCCGAGGGGCACACGCCCGCCACCGTCATGGCCCGCGCCTCGGGCTTCCTGCACGAGTTGGATACCGAACGCTTCGCCACCTGCCTCTACGCGGAGGCCGACCTGACGTCGGGCGTGGTCCAACTGGTGCGAGCCGGTCACATCGACCCCCTCCTCCAGCAGACCGACGGAAGCTGCCGCAGGGTGCCGGTCGACGGAGGGCTCCCGCTGGGCCTCTCGGCCGAGTTCGGCCGGCTCGAATACCCGGTCACCACCTTCGAACTCGACGCGGGCCAGACCCTGTTGCTCTTCACCGACGGTCTCATCGAGGAGCCGGGCGTCGACCTCGACGACGGTCTGCGGGCCCTGGGCGAACTCGCCTGCTCGGGACCGGGCGACCTCCAGCAACTCGCGGACCGGCTCTGCGAGATCGCGGACGAACGCGGCGGCGAGGACGACGCGGCGCTGCTCCTCCTGCGCCGCCGCCCGGTCGACGCACCCCGCTCCGGCGGCCGCCTCCAGCAGCACGTGGGCCCCGGGGACCCGGAGGCCCTCGCCGAGGCCCGGCACATGATCCGGGCCGCGGTGCGCGCCTGGGGCGCCCGGGACCGCGCCGACGACATCGAGCTGGTGGCGGACGAGGTGATCACCAACGCGCTGATGCACACCGACGGCGCGGCGGTCGTGACCCTACGGGTGGTCAGCGGCACCGACCGGCGGCTGCGCGTGGAGGTCGAGGACTCGTCGAGCGCACTGCCGCGCCGCCGTGAGGCGGGGGAATCGGGAGTGTCGGGCCGGGGGTTGATGCTGGTGGACATGCTCGCGGACGGGTGGGGTGTCGAGTCGCGCGGCGGCGGCAAGAGCGTGTGGTGCGAGTTCATCGTGCCCGCGCGGGAAAGCCAGGGTTAG
- a CDS encoding lipase maturation factor family protein, translating into MEWFTADQYWLGRLVFQRGLAALYLVAFLGAALQFRALIGEHGMLPVPRYVERVPFRRAPSLFQLHYSDRFFALVAWSGCACALALLAGVDGLLPLWGGMLLWLVPWVLYLSIVNVGQTWYGFGWESLLLEVGFLAVFLGNGETAPPVLILLLLRWVLFRVEFGAGLIKMRGDACWRKLTCLYFHHETQPMPGPLSRFFHHLPEPVHRAEVAANHFTQLVVPVLLFTPQPIATAAACLMIVTQLWLVLSGNFAWLNWLTIVLAVSVVDLGGAGAPSTTSPAPPLWYEVVVIAVTALILGLSYRPARNLFTRGQIMNYSYDPLHLVNAYGAFGSVSRVRQEVVIEGTADTTPRQESEWREYEFKGKPGDVRRRPRQFAPYHLRLDWMMWFAALSPAYARSWFGPLVERLLDGDPATLRLLRHVPFPPDAPPAYIRARLYRYRFTTWRELRETGAYWERTYVREFLPPTRVSSPR; encoded by the coding sequence GTGGAGTGGTTCACAGCGGATCAGTACTGGCTCGGGCGCCTCGTGTTTCAGCGGGGCCTCGCCGCGCTCTATCTCGTGGCGTTCCTGGGCGCCGCGCTGCAGTTCCGTGCGCTGATCGGGGAGCACGGCATGCTGCCCGTGCCGCGCTACGTCGAGCGTGTGCCGTTCCGTCGAGCGCCGAGCCTCTTCCAGCTGCACTACTCGGACCGCTTCTTCGCCCTCGTCGCGTGGTCCGGCTGCGCCTGCGCCCTCGCGCTGCTCGCGGGCGTCGACGGGCTCCTGCCCCTGTGGGGCGGCATGCTGCTCTGGCTCGTGCCGTGGGTCCTGTACCTCTCGATCGTGAACGTGGGACAGACCTGGTACGGCTTCGGCTGGGAGTCGCTGCTCCTGGAGGTGGGCTTCCTCGCCGTCTTCCTCGGAAATGGCGAGACGGCGCCCCCGGTGCTCATCCTCCTGCTGCTGCGCTGGGTGCTGTTCCGCGTCGAGTTCGGGGCCGGGCTGATCAAGATGCGCGGCGACGCCTGCTGGCGCAAGCTCACCTGCCTGTACTTCCACCACGAGACACAGCCGATGCCGGGCCCGCTGAGCCGGTTCTTCCACCACCTGCCCGAACCCGTCCACCGGGCGGAGGTCGCCGCGAACCACTTCACCCAACTCGTCGTGCCCGTCCTGTTGTTCACGCCGCAGCCGATCGCGACGGCCGCCGCCTGCCTGATGATCGTCACCCAGTTGTGGCTCGTCCTGTCCGGCAACTTCGCCTGGCTGAACTGGCTGACGATCGTGCTCGCCGTGTCCGTCGTGGACCTGGGCGGTGCGGGAGCGCCGTCCACGACCTCGCCTGCTCCCCCGCTCTGGTACGAGGTGGTCGTCATCGCGGTGACCGCACTGATCCTGGGGCTGAGTTACCGTCCGGCGCGCAATCTCTTCACGCGCGGGCAGATCATGAACTACTCCTACGACCCGCTCCATCTCGTCAACGCGTACGGCGCGTTCGGCAGCGTCAGCCGCGTCCGGCAGGAGGTGGTCATCGAGGGCACGGCGGACACGACACCCCGCCAGGAGTCGGAGTGGCGGGAGTACGAGTTCAAGGGCAAGCCGGGCGATGTGCGCCGCCGGCCACGGCAGTTCGCCCCCTACCATCTGCGGCTCGACTGGATGATGTGGTTCGCGGCGCTCTCCCCCGCCTACGCGCGCTCGTGGTTCGGCCCGCTGGTGGAGCGGCTCCTGGACGGCGACCCGGCCACGCTGCGGCTGCTGCGGCACGTCCCGTTCCCGCCGGACGCGCCTCCCGCGTACATCCGCGCCCGGCTCTACCGCTACCGCTTCACGACCTGGCGCGAGCTGCGGGAGACGGGCGCCTACTGGGAGCGGACATACGTCCGGGAGTTTCTGCCGCCGACGCGGGTGTCGTCGCCCCGGTGA
- a CDS encoding DNA-formamidopyrimidine glycosylase family protein produces the protein MPELPEVEALRAFLTDHLVGHDIVRVLPVAISVLKTYDPPLGALEGRTVTAVARHGKFLDLDADGLHLVTHLARAGWLHWKDHLPDGMPRPGKGPLALRVALETGEGFDLTEAGTQKRLAVYVTEAPQEIPGIARLGPDPLAADFDEDRFAALLSDERRQIKGALRDQTLIAGVGNAYSDEILHAARMSPFKLTSSLTKKEVHGLYAALRTTLTEAVERSHGVAAGRLKAEKRSGLRVHGRAGEPCPVCGDTIREVSFSDSSLQYCPTCQTGGKPLADRRMSRLLK, from the coding sequence ATGCCGGAACTCCCCGAGGTCGAGGCGCTGCGCGCCTTCCTCACCGACCACCTCGTCGGCCACGACATCGTCCGGGTGCTGCCCGTGGCGATCAGTGTCCTCAAGACGTACGACCCGCCGCTCGGCGCCCTCGAAGGGCGCACCGTCACGGCTGTCGCGCGCCACGGCAAGTTCCTCGACCTCGACGCCGACGGCCTGCATCTGGTCACCCACCTCGCCCGCGCGGGCTGGCTGCACTGGAAGGACCACCTCCCCGACGGTATGCCGCGCCCCGGCAAGGGCCCCCTCGCCCTGCGCGTCGCCCTGGAGACGGGGGAGGGGTTCGACCTGACGGAGGCGGGCACACAGAAACGCCTCGCGGTGTACGTGACGGAGGCACCGCAGGAGATCCCGGGCATCGCCCGCCTCGGCCCCGATCCGCTGGCCGCGGACTTCGACGAGGACCGTTTCGCCGCTCTCCTGTCGGACGAACGCAGGCAGATCAAGGGGGCGTTGCGGGACCAGACCCTGATCGCGGGCGTCGGGAACGCCTACAGCGACGAGATCCTGCACGCGGCCCGCATGTCCCCGTTCAAGCTCACGTCGAGCCTCACGAAGAAGGAGGTCCATGGGCTGTACGCGGCGCTGCGGACCACGCTGACCGAGGCTGTCGAGCGCTCGCACGGTGTGGCGGCGGGCCGTCTCAAGGCGGAGAAGAGGAGCGGCCTGCGCGTCCACGGCCGTGCCGGCGAACCGTGCCCCGTGTGCGGTGACACCATCCGCGAAGTCTCCTTCAGCGACTCCTCGCTGCAGTACTGCCCCACCTGCCAGACGGGCGGGAAGCCGCTTGCGGACCGGCGGATGTCGCGACTGCTGAAGTAG
- a CDS encoding DUF6777 domain-containing protein, with protein MRVPIRLARNHAAVFAISAAIAVAGCSGGGGENAADGGSELFMQPVAAQGPDPFTDSTATSTASPSPVTRSPQPSPTGTSSPTAQGVRSLSGGTPGLYGGTRSLASCDVDAQVRFLSADQGKSRAFAQVSGVSQAGIPGFLRGLTPVVLRADTRVTNHGYRDGGVTSYQSVLQTGTAVLVDNRGLPRVRCACGNPLKPPVALKGTPSHQGKQWSGYRPAQVVVVTPAPKIIVNITIVNIVDNTWIERKIGDKHGRHDHTVPPPTPTPSTPTPSTPTPSTPTPSTPTPSTPTPSTPTPSTPSPSDPDDSDSPSDSDSPSDSDTPSDSDSPSDSDTPSDSDTPSDSDSPSEMGDTSTDCPTLAPGTGAEPPTDVPTEIPPGCPTPVPSG; from the coding sequence GTGCGTGTGCCCATCAGGCTCGCCAGGAACCATGCGGCCGTCTTCGCGATATCCGCGGCCATCGCCGTCGCTGGATGCTCCGGCGGTGGCGGCGAGAACGCCGCTGACGGTGGCTCCGAGCTGTTCATGCAGCCGGTCGCCGCTCAGGGTCCCGATCCTTTCACCGACTCCACCGCGACATCCACGGCGAGCCCCTCGCCCGTCACCCGTTCGCCGCAGCCCTCGCCGACGGGAACCTCATCGCCCACGGCCCAGGGCGTGCGCTCCCTCTCGGGCGGTACGCCAGGCCTGTACGGCGGTACGCGCTCCCTCGCCAGCTGCGATGTCGACGCCCAGGTCCGTTTCCTCAGCGCCGACCAGGGCAAGAGCCGCGCCTTCGCCCAGGTCTCGGGCGTCTCGCAGGCCGGCATTCCCGGCTTCCTGCGCGGCCTGACGCCCGTCGTGCTGCGGGCCGACACCCGCGTCACCAACCACGGCTATCGCGACGGCGGCGTCACCAGCTACCAGTCCGTACTGCAGACCGGCACCGCGGTCCTCGTCGACAACCGAGGACTGCCGCGCGTGCGGTGCGCCTGCGGAAACCCGCTGAAGCCGCCGGTCGCGCTCAAGGGCACCCCGAGCCACCAGGGCAAGCAGTGGTCCGGTTACCGCCCGGCGCAGGTCGTGGTGGTGACTCCGGCCCCGAAGATCATCGTGAACATCACCATCGTGAACATCGTCGACAACACCTGGATCGAGCGGAAGATCGGGGACAAGCACGGCCGCCACGACCACACCGTGCCGCCTCCGACACCGACCCCCAGCACGCCTACACCGAGCACGCCGACTCCCAGCACGCCGACTCCCAGCACCCCCACCCCGAGTACGCCGACCCCCAGCACGCCCACCCCGAGCACCCCGTCCCCGAGCGACCCCGACGACAGCGACTCGCCCAGTGACAGCGACTCGCCCAGCGACAGTGACACCCCGAGCGACAGTGACTCGCCCAGCGACAGTGACACTCCGAGTGACAGTGACACCCCGAGTGACAGCGACTCGCCCAGCGAAATGGGCGACACCTCCACGGACTGCCCCACGCTCGCTCCCGGCACGGGCGCGGAGCCGCCCACCGACGTCCCGACGGAGATTCCACCGGGCTGCCCCACGCCCGTGCCGAGCGGCTGA